One region of Purpureocillium takamizusanense chromosome 4, complete sequence genomic DNA includes:
- a CDS encoding uncharacterized protein (COG:D~EggNog:ENOG503NYBX) produces the protein MVPAPPPLPMRFPCWCRAVYSWGGESKRDLGFIEGDLIECLNAGDGSWWVGRLYRDRRTVGSFPSNFVELLPDEFRPTTRSVSPLPGSNTPSPKNMPGKSKTFRKPFEAYAKAPHYTTAKQPTTFKDPQLSAKPSLAKPSSRHNSNTSPARSVHDHIGRVPSPPEMRGYGSRAPSPAPSMHLVPSHRAPSERADSPPPPAPPPHRHVGRNRSHDMHQSSQPDLSRHGSTASYVPYRPGSQLSFREPHDLSRQPSYMANDDRPFEHRPHTPRAASPLPPSPDEMHMTPSPLREAMDGVMEQLDQLEGLGGSWGEEPPVPPADPWAPESFGMASPLSPRSKRRGGDNARPLTSSGIAHHDEGYETWSGGSSQNTSYQGRQRGHTNDLPQLSNYVERMEKQFQTLHQHSVSMPEAALEEDMPPPPPPKGHPFDRPKSSCGERNPAERKLRSRKSAYEIGPGVNRTYTTKTNATNSSAGNQSNASGSTQSSSRTLWSGASAGGFSSTSAGSMARAHHQRAQSALGSREADILERPETPFSGVTYHSSHASNAIAQRPQSQAGLHEDLNAGLGGLVHPKAPKRNIFKKIFESAKTGVASNRNSIAVGSGSGLASVRSSPFNRSTGHGSTNLSSGMAAISGPPVAGRDSARDMGLGGGVDWVQVRRDVNRSNSLSKIERSERRDRCQMMDHPALNPVDELYESVQGDEGANGMPVADPINYQAINLSQVDKNSRFIGEPPPMTTAITLATTYVCRPYRSDVQRLRAIFTWVAEKICWEEDFEGEIDTRRVIQSKRGCAEEYAVLVMEMCAAAGLRCEIVRGYLKTPGDVTDLNVVPRSNHWWNAVIVDDEWRIMDCCLASPSNPKRARYSSVSGNTADFWWFLARPTEACWTHVPEHHDQQHVVPPVAHEILLNLPCTCPSFFRNDIEMVDYNTSATRIEDLEMVHIKFNVPADVEIAAEVEARGFARDTDGDVFENGDMVKKRALAQAEWFNGAKRYTVKALLPGDEGHGTLKIYAGKRGLMHSIKDIPHPLAFAIPIIHSGENPPYEFVTRHPTPHAQRHDIYVVQPQCQRLALNNTFVFAIRQHPSSLSSGGLHSALTPASNPGATSPIPFARPSSAMSMTASSVSGSNPSSSASGTVAGKKPAKLAIQTPGGKILRLMRKEERRGIGVGGKLALTDEDASDGGTWETIIKCSEKGLWRGLVLADRTARWCVFAEWVCVG, from the exons ATggtgccagcgccgccgccgctacccaTGCGGTTCCCGTGTTGGTGCCGGGCTGTCTATTCCTGGGGAGGCGAG TCTAAACGCGACCTCGGCTTCATCGAGGGAGATCTGATCGAGTGTCTgaatgccggcgacggctcgtGGTGGGTTGGTCGTCTTTACCGGGATCGCAGAACAGTTGGCTCCTTTCCCTCCAATTTCGTCGAGTTGCTCCCCGACGAATTCCGCCCGACAACGCGGTCCGTGAGCCCCCTTCCTGGAAGCAACACGCCGAGTCCCAAGAATATGCCGGGCAAGTCCAAGACGTTTCGCAAGCCATTCGAGGCCTACGCCAAGGCGCCTCACTATACCACGGCCAAGCAGCCGACGACATTCAAGGATCCCCAGCTGTCGGCCAAgccgtcgctggcgaagCCTTCGTCGCGGCATAACTCCAACACATCGCCAGCCAGAAGCGTTCACGACCACATCGGTCGCGTGCCGTCCCCTCCCGAAATGCGCGGCTACGGCTCCAgagcgccatcgcccgcgccgtcgatgcaTCTCGTGCCCAGCCACCGGGCACCGTCAGAACGAGCAGactcccctcctccaccggcaccgccgccccatCGCCATGTTGGCCGGAACAGGTCACACGATATGCATCAGAGCAGTCAGCCCGACCTGTCCCGCCATGGCTCTACAGCGTCTTACGTCCCCTATCGTCCCGGATCGCAGCTCTCCTTCCGCGAGCCTCATGACCTATCTCGCCAACCCTCATACATGGCCAACGATGATCGGCCATTCGAGCACCGCCCACACACACCTCGCGCAGCATCTCCCCTACCGCCCTCCCCAGATGAGATGCATATGACACCCTCGCCGCTACGAGaggcgatggatggggtcATGGAGCAACTAGACCAGCTTGAAGGTCTCGGGGGATCTTGGGGGGAAGAACCCCCCGTTCCCCCTGCTGACCCGTGGGCTCCGGAGTCGTTTGGCATGGCGTCCCCGTTATCTCCCCGGTCCAAGCGCAGAGGAGGTGACAACGCCCGGCCActgacgtcgtcgggcatCGCGCACCACGACGAAGGCTACGAGACCTggagcggcggctcgtctcAGAACACGTCGTATCAGGGCCGTCAGAGGGGCCATACCAACGACCTGCCTCAGCTGAGCAACTATGTCGAGCGGATGGAGAAGCAATTTCAGACGTTACACCAGCACAGCGTGAGCATGCCTGAAGCTGCTCTTGAGGAAGACAtgcctccgcctccaccacccaaGGGACATCCTTTTGATCGACCAAAGTCGTCTTGCGGCGAGCGAAACCCCGCCGAGCGGAAGCTGCGAAGTCGCAAGTCGGCCTATGAGATCGGACCAGGCGTCAACCGGACGTACACCACCAAGACCAATGCGACCAACTCTTCGGCCGGCAATCAAAGCAACGCCAGCGGCTCTacgcagagcagcagcaggacgctTTGGAGCGGCGCCTCAGCAGGAGGATTTAGCTCGACCAGCGCCGGTAGCATGGCTCGTGCCCATCATCAGCGCGCCCAGAGTGCCTTGGGCTCACGCGAGGCCGATATCCTCGAACGGCCCGAGACGCCGTTCTCAGGCGTCACTTACCATAGCAGTCATGCTAGCAACGCAATCGCACAGCGTCCTCAGTCTCAGGCCGGTCTCCACGAAGATCTGAACGCCGGACTGGGCGGCCTGGTGCATCCAAAGGCGCCCAAGCGCAACATTTTCAAGAAGATCTTCGAGTCCGCCAAGACTGGGGTTGCTAGCAACCGCAACAGCATCGCCGTTGGATCCGGATCGGGCCTTGCCTCGGTGAGGTCGTCGCCCTTCAATCGGTCTACCGGGCACGGCTCTACGAATCTGTCATCGGGCATGGCGGCAATCAGCGGTCCTCCCGTCGCAGGCCGTGACTCGGCCCGTGACATGGGCCtgggcggtggcgtcgaCTGGGTGCAGGTACGGCGTGACGTGAACCGCTCGAATTCTCTCAGCAAGATCGAGCGGAGCGAGCGCAGGGATCGCTGTCAGATGATGGATCACCCGGCACTGAACCCAGTCGATGAACTGTATGAGAGCGTTCAAGGCGACGAAGGCGCGAACGGGATGCCGGTGGCGGATCCGATCAACTACCAGGCCATCAACCTCAGCCAGGTGGACAAGAACTCGCGCTTCATCGGCGAGCCTccgcccatgacgacggccatcACATTGGCCACGACATATGTTTGTCGACCATATCGCAGTGACGTGCAGCGTCTGCGGGCCATCTTCACTTGGGTCGCCGAGAAGATATGCTGGGAGGAAGACTTTGAGGGCGAGATTGACACGCGTCGCGTGATCCAAAGTAAGCGCGGCTGTGCGGAAGAGTATGCCGTGCTGGTCATGGAGATGTGTGCTGCGGCCGGGCTGCGATGCGAGATTGTGCGCGGCTACCTCAAGACGCCAGGCGACGTGACGGACCTAAACGTGGTGCCTCGGTCGAACCACTGGTGgaacgccgtcatcgtcgacgacgagtggcGCATCATGGACTGCTGCTTGGCCAGCCCGTCGAACCCCAAGAGAGCCCGGTACTCCAGCGTCAGCGGCAACACGGCCGACTTTTGGTGGTTCCTGGCTCGACCGACGGAGGCGTGCTGGACGCATGTGCCCGAACACCACGACCAGCAACACGtggtgccgcccgtggcccaTGAGATCCTTCTCAACCTGCCGTGCACTTGCCCGTCGTTCTTCCGCAACGACATTGAGATGGTTGACTACAacacgtcggcgacgaggatcgaggacctcgagatGGTGCACATCAAGTTCAACGTGCCGGCCGACGTGGAGATTGCGGCGGAAGTGGAGGCTCGAGGCTTTGCCAGGGACACGGACGGCGACGTGTTTGAGAACGGCGACATGGTCAAGAAgagggcgctggcgcaagCGGAATGGTTTAACGGCGCAAAGCGATACACGgtcaaggcgctgctgccaggcgacgaggggcacgGCACGCTCAAGATTTATGCCGGCAAGAGGGGCCTGATGCACAGCATCAAGGACATTCCTCACCCGCTCGCGTTTGCCATTCCCATTATCCATTCAGGCGAGAACCCGCCGTACGAGTTTGTGACGCGGCATCCGACGCCACACGCGCAGCGGCATGACATCTACGTGGTCCAGCCTCAGTGTCAGCGGCTGGCGTTGAACAATACCTTTGTCTTCGCCATTCGGCAGCACCCCAGCTCGCTGTCGAGCGGCGGGCTTCACTCGGCGCTCACGCCGGCATCCAACCCGGGAGCGACTAGCCCGATACCGTTCGCGCGGCCGAGCTCAGCCATGAGCATGACGGCATCGAGCGTGAGCGGGTCCAAcccgagctcgtcggcgagcggcaCCGTGGCGGGCAAGAAGCCGGCGAAACTGGCGATTCAGACGCCGGGCGGCAAGATCCTGCGTCTTATGCGgaaggaggagcggcgcGGGATCGGCGTCGGAGGAAAGCTCGCGttgacggacgaggacgccagcgacggcggcacgtGGGAGACGATTATCAAGTGTTCGGAGAAGGGACTGTGGCGGGGCCTGGTCCTGGCGGACCGCACGGCGCGATGGTGCGTGTTTGCTGAATGGGTGTGTGTAggttga
- a CDS encoding uncharacterized protein (COG:S~EggNog:ENOG503NZJ3), protein MDYRGSLPSGQAAAFSGQPPQDAHLYAPQTAYLHQQQQQNVHLSQQQSPQQSHHHVQPPPSPQQQQHHHHHHHQGLYASNGAAAMPGQFYGAGQPMQPQQQHHHHHQQPFLNHHANQQYPMSPQQSQQHQQHQHQQQQLQQQQQQQQQQLDQQRQQQMAARYGMGLNGFQVYDAGGATFAPMDMQQQYPKQQMIAPQQQMQHQRMQMSQQMSQVAHHRHQSSSPFMPSPMMGMSQQHLQSPVARPLSGPQLQQQQQQQQQQQLHAQQQMFGSPVASPQIHHQASPQPRPSSTRPLHQQPPRQRQPSTPRAQYQSPTPQPQILQQTPPPPQPPQHQQPPTPQPIPQEQPPVPEPQPPIPEVEQIIPEEPLPPPPPPPPPPEQEEIQFVNPLDILQAPLFTPPPRIPMGSSQSSTSQTPAPALAPAPTVPEQAKPIDSAEDTIHVKPPIPTTIKPSAPQITTTAKPRPRKETRVEPPRIKSSPHSSVSNSPALSARSPSITKKSPAIPPKPRPVNTGPIMVAIAEECLEKAGSSVHDVAMSLHPQRVDEYQKLIATSLSCLEATLQNSRLSPREEARLRLRYAATMQEETDNIMEAETALGKGITICDKHRLIDLKYCMQYLMLKVLFQRNSKAALKAVDGDISDCEAFKHVQWYYAFRLLKATFYLEMGSASDAGALDNIRSLRNIANTRGDNALSVLASVLEGLTLLKTSKDGSIERVQACIAQAAKFQFDPTVKIMQLDMLTLLLDFASSLHRQSPDATAQKLRRLQTRLDECDDWHNVKAEFLVPIKKQPANARTVSEDTAAIVRAGDGDSGFDYLVMSFMTKMELRSLVFTFSGLADLHKPSSQGRRSTEFWREGLKILDTWDTSTAGIPYGAPVPLSIAVRQRAWRVEAQAYINVLLGLMAASHCQWDKVKQILAKLGTLITPTTQPTVKLLSLYLSGVYRQGTGDLRGALEVFVDGRFTVPKGSSATKAGHQEIALLAGLNRLWIMQHPSCRNDHETQDLIEQLQPFCSDHWNIDLRTAWHNVVAALETDPPQQLNQQKQHIHAAMAGSKITNNILGAAVTLCIMRSRFFENVIGEQALKSARAASKQAQRSGNILWQSVADGMLAQSYEVQGQRDESRHEWEKATQEAKDAFAGS, encoded by the exons ATGGACTACCGAGGCTCGCTGCCCTCggggcaggccgccgccttctcgggccagccgccgcaggaCGCCCACCTGTACGCGCCCCAGACTGCCTATcttcaccagcagcagcagcagaatgTCCATCTGTCACAACAGCAGAGCCCCCAGCAGAGCCATCATCAtgtgcagccgccgccgtcgccgcagcagcagcagcaccaccaccaccaccaccaccagggcCTCTACGCGAGTaatggcgccgcggcgatgcCTGGGCAGTTTTATGGTGCTGGGCAGCCGatgcagccgcagcagcagcatcatcatcaccaccagcagccgtTCCTCAACCACCACGCCAACCAACAGTACCCCATGTCGCCGCAACAGTCGCAAcagcaccaacaacaccaacaccagcaacaacaactacagcagcagcagcagcagcagcagcagcagctcgatcagcagcgccagcagcagatggcggcgcggtacGGTATGGGCTTGAATGGCTTCCAGGTCtacgacgcgggcggcgcgacctTTGCGCCCATGGACATGCAGCAACAGTACCCCAAGCAGCAGATGATTGCGCCCCAACAGCAGATGCAGCACCAGAGGATGCAAATGAGCCAGCAAATGAGCCAAGTCGCccatcatcgacatcaaTCGTCGAGTCCCTTTATGCCCTCCCCCATGATGGGCATGTCGCAGCAGCATTTGCAGTCGCCCGTGGCAAGACCCCTGTCCGGGCCGCAattgcagcagcagcagcagcagcagcaacagcagcagcttcacGCCCAGCAGCAAATGTTTGGCAGCCCTGTAGCCTCGCCCCAGATTCACCACCAGGCTTCGCCCCAGCCTCGTCCCTCCTCGACACGTCCTctgcaccagcagccgccgcgacaacgacaaccCTCCACTCCACGTGCCCAATATCAATCACCGACGCCTCAACCACAAATCTTACAGCAAacaccgcctccgccacaaccaccacaacACCAACAGCCACCCACACCGCAGCCGATCCCGCAGGAGCAACCTCCTGTACCCGAGCCTCAACCGCCGATACCAGAAGTCGAGCAAATAATACCTGAAGAaccgttgccgccgccgccaccaccaccacctccgccggagcaggaggagattCAATTCGTAAACCCTTTAGACATACTCCAAGCGCCACTGTTTACGCCTCCGCCCCGGATACCCATGGGCAGCTCGCAAAGCTCAACCTCAcagacgccggcgccggcgctggcgccggcaccgacggTGCCTGAGCAAGCGAAGCCGATCGACTCAGCTGAGGACACTATCCACGTCAAACCGCCCATACCAACCACAATCAAGCCTTCGGCCCCGCAGATAACAACGACTGCGaagcctcgtcctcggaaGGAGACCAGGGTTGAGCCCCCGAGGATCAAGTCGAGCCCGCATTCTTCCGTCTCCAACTCGCCTGCTCTCTCCGCCAGGTCACCCAGCATCACGAAAAAGTCGCCCGCGATCCCGCCGAAACCGCGGCCCGTAAACACCGGCCCCATCATGGTGGCCATCGCCGAAGAGTGCCTTGAAAAGGCAGGTTCCTCCGTGCACGATGTTGCCATGTCTCTCCATCCCCAGCGGGTCGACGAGTATCAAAAGCTCATTGCCACGAGCCTTTCATGTCTGGAGGCCACACTGCAGAATAGCCGGTTATCGCCAAGAGAAGAGGcgcgcttgcgcttgcggTATGCCGCAACCATGCAAGAGGAGACTGACAACATCATGGAGGCAGAGACGGCGCTGGGAAAGGGCATCACGATCTGTGACAAG CACCGCCTAATCGACCTCAAATACTGCATGCAGTACCTGATGCTCAAGGTACTCTTCCAGCGCAACAGCAAGGCTGCGCTCAAGGCCGTTGATGGCGACATTTCGGACTGTGAAGC ATTCAAGCATGTCCAGTGGTACTACGCCTTCCGCTTGCTCAAGGCCACCTTCTACCTGGAAATGGGCAGCGCCTCCGATGCCGGTGCTTTGGACAATATTCGCTCGCTGCGCAACATTGCCAACACGCGCGGCGATAACGCCCTGAGCGTCCTCGCATCggtgctcgagggcctcacCCTCCTCAAGACGTCCAAGGACGGCAGCATCGAGCGGGTGCAGGCGTGCAtcgcgcaggccgccaagtTCCAGTTCGACCCGACGGTCAAGATCATGCAGCTCGACATGCTcacgctgctcctcgacTTTGCGTCCAGCCTGCACCGACAGAGCCCCGACGCGACGGCCCAGAAGTTGCGCCGTCTGCAGACGCGCCTCGACGAGTGCGACGACTGGCACAATGTCAAGGCCGAGTTTCTCGTGCCCATCAAGAAGCAGCCCGCCAACGCGCGGACGGTGAGCGAggacacggccgccatcgtgagggctggcgacggcgactctGGGTTTGACTATCTTGTCATGTCCTTTATGACCAAGATGGAGCTGCGGTCGCTCGT CTTTACGTTCAGCGGTCTCGCCGACCTACACAAGCCCTCATCGCAGGGCCGTCGGTCCACTGAATTTTGGCGGGAGGGCCTCAAGATCCTCGACACCT GGGACACCTCGACAGCCGGCATCCCGTACGGAGCACCTGTCCCACTATCAATCGCCGTGCGGCAGCGGGCGTGGCGCGTCGAGGCACAGGCGTACATCAACGTTCTCCTGGGactcatggcggcgagccacTGCCAGTGGGACAAGGTCAAGCAGATTCTGGCAAAGCTGGGCACGCTCATCACGCCTACGACGCAGCCGACAGTAAAATTACTTTCTCTTTATCTATCTGGAGTCTACCGCCAAGGGACGGGCGATCTTAGGGGTGCTCTCGAGGTCTTTGTCGACGGACGCTTCACGGTACCAAAGGGATCGTCAGCCACCAAGGCTGGACACCAGGAAatcgcgctgctcgccggtCTGAACCGGCTGTGGATCATGCAGCACCCATCGTGCCGAAACGACCACGAGACACAGGACCTcatcgagcagctgcagccatTCTGCAGCGACCACTGGAACATCGACCTCCGAACTGCGTGGCACAATGTCGTGGCTGCGCTTGAGACGGACCCTCCTCAACAGCTCAACCAGCAAAAGCAGCACAtccacgccgccatggcggggtCCAAGATAACAAACAACATCCTCGGGGCGGCCGTCACGCTGTGCATCATGCGCAGCCGCTTCTTCGAGAACGTGATTGGCGAGCAGGCGCTCAagagcgcgcgggcggcgtccaAGCAGGCGCAACGTAGCGGCAACATTCTGTGGCAGAGCGTGGCGGACGGCATGCTGGCACAGTCTTACGAGGTCCAGGGCCAGCGGGACGAATCGCGACACGAGTGGGAAAAGGCGACGCAGGAGGCCAAGGATGCATTCGCGGGGAGTTGA
- the sap49 gene encoding Spliceosome-associated protein 49 (EggNog:ENOG503NWYN~COG:A), producing the protein MAQNRHWEQDKEATVYIGNIDERATTAMVYEIMLQMGPIHNIHMPRDRVTQNHQGFGFVEFRGPQDAEYAAQVMNGIKLYGKPLRVNKASADKQKGADVGAELFVGNLDHLVDEKLLYDTFSRFGPLLSLPKVARDDSGNSKGFGFISFADFDSSDAAIDNLSGVYLLSKEISVQYAFKKDGRGERHGDKAERRLAAQAKLRNIVPEAQPIPQAFLQQPTTGANATPTGAAAPGTTLPHPQGPPPSFDPSAASGGMPPPGPVGIPPHAPPPPHAMPAGFAPPPQHRGPSPYGAGGQFPPPPAVGARGSAAPLGPPPAGLPARPPQSPAGFANPADYHPGGGFRPPNGSPAQQGFPAPPPGFPGPPPPGATSTPPAVPPGFQPPPGFQPPPGYPRR; encoded by the exons atggcgcaGAACCGGCACTG GGAGCAGGACAAGGAGGCGACCGTCTACATCGGGAAcatcgacgagcgcgccaccacggccatggtgtACGAGATCATGCTCCAGATGGGCCCCATCCACAACATCCACATGCCGCGCGACCGCGTCACGCAAAACCACCAGggcttcggcttcgtcgagttCCGCGGCCCCCAGGACGCCGAGTACGCGGCTCAGGTCATGAACGGCATCAAGCTCTACGGCAAACCCCTGCGCGTCAATAAGGCCAGCGCCGACAAGCAaaagggcgccgacgtgggcgCCGAGCTCTTCGTCGGAAACCTCGACCACTTGGTcgacgagaagctcctcTACGACACCTTCTCGCGCTTCGGCCCCCTCCTCAGCCTCCCCAaggtcgcccgcgacgacagcggcaaCAGCAAGGGCTTCGGCTTCATCAGCTTCGCCGACTTTgacagcagcgacgccgccatcgacaaccTCAGCGGTGTGTACCTCCTCAGCAAGGAGATCTCGGTCCAGTATGCCTTCAAGAAGGACGGCCGCGGTGAGCGCCACGGTGACAAGGCCGAGCGCCGGCTGGCGGCTCAGGCCAAGCTGCGCAACATCGTCCCCGAGGCCCAGCCCATTCCCCAGGCCTTCCTCCAGCAGCCCACCACCGGTGCAAATGCCACGCCCACGGGCGCAGCTGCCCCGGGCACCACGCTTCCGCATCCCCAGGGCCCTCCCCCAAGCTTCGACCCTTCGGCCGCCAGCGGTGGCATGCCTCCTCCTGGCCCCGTCGGCATTCCCCCTCatgcgcccccccctccgcaCGCCATGCCCGCCGGCTTCGCCCCGCCCCCTCAGCACCGCGGACCCTCGCCGTACGGTGCAGGCGGCCAGttcccgcctcctcctgcggTCGGCGCTCGtggctctgctgctcctctgggccctcctcccgcaggcctgcccgctcgcccgccccagaGTCCCGCCGGCTTCGCCAACCCTGCTGACTATcacccgggcggcggcttccgCCCTCCCAacggctcgcccgcccagcagggcttcccggcgccgccccctgGCTTCCCCggtccgccaccacccggcgccacgagcacgccgcccgcggtgcCCCCCGGCTTCCAGCCTCCTCCCGGATTTCAGCCCCCGCCTGGCTATCCTCGTCGCTAA
- the FLX1 gene encoding mitochondrial FAD carrier protein flx1 (EggNog:ENOG503NY0J~COG:C) yields the protein MPDPSHAGLSPAAVESVAGLSAGTVATLVVHPLDIVKTRMQIYRSGSSSSPRPTTVALLRSLTANDRPVASLYRGLTPNLVGNASSWASFFFFKSRLERALAAHRAHPGGQPTAGDYFVSSALAGVATSALTNPVWVLKTRMLSSDRAAAGAYPSMLAGARAILRSEGLRGFYRGLGVSMLGVSHGAVQFAVYEPAKRVYFRRREAAAAAAAADRGGGGSSAVHDAADARRLTTEATVVLSSVAKLVAGAVTYPYQVLRSRLQNYQADERFGRGFVGVVSRTWAEEGLAGFYRGLVPGVVRVMPATWVTFLVYENVKYYLPRWLD from the exons ATGCCCGACCCCAGCCATGCGGGCCTctccccggccgccgtcgagtccgtcgccggcctcagcgccggcaccgtcgcgaCTCTAGTCGTCCACCCGCTCGACATTGTCAAGACGCGCATGCAGA TCTACCGCAGcggctcgtcctcctcgccgcgccccacgaccgtcgccctcctccgctccCTCACCGCAAACGACCGCCCCGTGGCCTCCCTCTACCGCGGCCTGACGCCCAACCTCGTCGGCAACGCCTCCAGCTgggcctccttcttcttcttcaagtcgcgcctcgagcgcgctctcgccgcccaccgcgccCACCCGGGTGGACAGCCCACGGCCGGCGACTACTTCGTCTCgtcggccctcgccggcgtcgccaccTCGGCCCTCACCAACCCCGTCTGGGTCCTCAAGACGCGCATGCTCTCCTcggaccgcgccgccgccggcgcctacCCCTCCATgctggccggcgcccgcgccatcCTCCGCTCcgagggcctgcgcggcTTCTaccgcggcctcggcgtctccATGCTCGGCGTCTCCCACGGCGCCGTTCAGTTCGCCGTATACGAGCCCGCCAAGCGCGTCTACTTTCGGCGGCGtgaggctgctgccgctgccgctgctgctgaccgcggcggcggtggcagctCGGCGGTccacgacgcggcggacgcCCGCAGGCTCACCACCGAGGCGACCGTCGTGCTGTCCAGCGtcgccaagctcgtcgccggcgccgtcacctACCCGTACCAGGTCCTGCGCAGCCGCCTGCAAAACTAccaggccgacgagcgctTCGGCCGCGGCTTCGTGGGCGTCGTGTCGCGCACCtgggccgaggagggcctcgccggcttctaccgcggcctcgtccccgGCGTGGTGCGCGTCATGCCCGCCACGTGGGTCACCTTTCTCGTGTACGAGAACGTCAAGTACTACCTGCCGCGCTGGCTCGACTGA